One window of Camelus dromedarius isolate mCamDro1 chromosome 18, mCamDro1.pat, whole genome shotgun sequence genomic DNA carries:
- the ZNF217 gene encoding zinc finger protein 217 isoform X2: protein MPTQSLLVYMDGPEVIGNSLGSQMEIDEAMTIKGATAVPFRATQEKSIIQIEGYLPLDCMFCSQTFTRSEDLNKHVLLQHRPILCEPAVLRVEAEYLSPLDKGQVRTEPLKDKNCKENEELSCEVCGQTFRVAFDVEIHMKKHKDSFTYGCNVCGRRFKEPWFLKNHMRTHTGKSGAKSRLQPGLESPVTINEVVQEHAAGTISSPYKICMVCGFLFPNKESLIDHRKMHTKETASGPSNPQTDSQQEGMPSPGEELLQFLNLRPKSHPEIARKPAKWIPQLDPFTTYQAWQLATKGKVAVCREVKEQPGQEGSTDNDESCSDKEELGEIWTASKSHPEGSGKSKTSKSSCPGLSQDKEKPRHPNEVPSGDADPKLPSNKEKPTHCSECGKAFRTYHQLVLHSRVHKKDRRADAESPTMSVDGRQPRTCSPDLPPTLDENGAIDREGGSEDGSEDGLPEGLPLDKNDDGGKIKHLTSSRECSYCGKFFRSNYYLNIHLRTHTGEKPYKCEFCDYAAAQKTSLRYHLERHHKDKQVDVAAEVKNDGKNQETEDALLTADSTQTKNLKRCFDGAKDVKGSPPAKQLKGMASAFQNVLGSAVLSPVHRDTQDFSKNAADDSADKMSKNPAPAYLDMLKKRSAAEPQANNLICRTEVDVTPHPDGSAAHGVEVGHKEKRAEAAADCKYRPGVDCQEKPLNLSLGALHGCPAVPLGKSATTSNTCPFCTFKTCYPEVLTMHQRLVHKYNPNIQKSYRNKSLLQSRRTGCPPALLGKDVPPLSDSYKPKPKPALPAQPKALPSEKAKPRPAGPGRAPLTSGIDASTLAPSNLKSHRPQQGVTGQGATATRQQSSEILVKTSISPAPDKTKRPEPKLKPPVGAPAQPSAGSSAVNGCADHPPKNDGPWVPPVRDYFCGRSSGAELGEPHPKRLRSGAPALDVDQPGPNYRRGFDLPKYHVVRGITSLLPQECVCPPPTVLPPKPRFLGSGEADAAGVLSVQKPYGGAGTLYTCGPAGPAAGPALEGLDGCKCVLSMKLN, encoded by the exons ATGCCCACTCAATCCCTCCTGGTGTACATGGACGGACCAGAAGTTATCGGCAATTCTCTTGGCTCCCAGATGGAGATAGATGAAGCCATGACAATAAAAGGGGCCACCGCTGTTCCTTTCAGAGCCACGCAGGAGAAAAGCATCATCCAGATAGAAGGATACCTGCCCCTGGACTGCATGTTTTGCAGTCAGACCTTCACACGTTCAGAAGACCTCAATAAACACGTCTTGCTGCAGCATCGGCCGATCCTCTGTGAGCCCGCTGTTCTGCGTGTTGAAGCCGAGTATCTTAGTCCTCTTGATAAAGGTCAAGTGAGAACAGAACCTCTGAAGGACAAGAACTGCAAGGAAAACGAAGAACTTAGCTGTGAAGTGTGTGGGCAGACGTTCAGAGTCGCTTTCGACGTCGAGATCCACATGAAGAAGCACAAGGACTCTTTCACGTACGGGTGTAACGTGTGCGGGAGGAGGTTCAAGGAGCCCTGGTTTCTGAAGAATCACATGCGAACCCACACGGGCAAGTCAGGGGCCAAGAGCAGACTGCAGCCAGGCCTGGAGAGCCCGGTGACGATCAACGAGGTGGTGCAGGAGCACGCAGCCGGGACCATCTCATCTCCTTACAAGATCTGCATGGTTTGTGgctttctgtttccaaataaagaaAGTCTAATTGATCACAGGAAGATGCACACCAAAGAAACTGCTTCCGGTCCCAGCAACCCACAGACAGACTCTCAGCAGGAGGGAATGCCTTCTCCGGGGGAAGAGCTGCTGCAGTTTTTAAACTTAAGACCAAAATCTCACCCCGAGATCGCGAGGAAGCCGGCCAAATGGATACCTCAGCTCGACCCGTTCACCACCTACCAGGCCTGGCAGCTGGCCACCAAAGGGAAGGTCGCCGTGTGCCGGGAAGTGAAGGAACAGCCGGGCCAGGAAGGGAGCACTGACAATGATGAGTCGTGTTCAGACAAAGAAGAGCTGGGAGAAATTTGGACCGCGAGTAAAAGCCATCCTGAAGGTTCTGGAAAGTCCAAGACAAGTAAAAGCAGTTGTCCGGGCCTCTCACAAGACAAGGAGAAGCCTAGACACCCCAACGAAGTGCCTTCCGGGGACGCGGACCCCAAGTTACCCAGTAACAAAGAGAAGCCGACACATTGCTCCGAGTGTGGCAAAGCCTTCAGAACCTACCACCAGCTGGTCCTGCACTCCCGGGTGCACAAGAAGGACCGGCGGGCCGATGCCGAGTCGCCGACCATGTCCGTGGACGGGAGGCAGCCGAGGACATGTTCTCCAGACCTGCCGCCCACCCTGGATGAGAATGGAGCCATCGACCGGGAAGGTGGCTCAGAAGACGGGTCCGAGGACGGGCTTCCGGAAGGGCTCCCCCTGG ataaaaatgatgATGGAGGGAAAATAAAGCATCTTACATCCTCAAGAGAATGTAGTTATTGTGGAAAGTTTTTCCGTTCAAATTATTACCTCAATATTCATCTCAGAACGCATACAG GTGAAAAACCATACAAATGTGAATTTTGTGACTATGCTGCAGCCCAGAAGACCTCTCTGCGGTATCACTTGGAGAGACATCACAAAGACAAGCAGGTCGATGTTGCTGCCGAAGTCAAGAACGATGGGAAAAACCAGGAGACTGAAGATGCACTTCTAACCGCTGACAGTACGCAAaccaaaaatttgaaaagatgttttgATGGTGCCAAAGATGTTAAAGGCAGCCCACCTGCAAAGCAACTGAAGGGGATGGCCTCTGCCTTTCAGAACGTTCTGGGCAGCGCTGTCCTCTCACCAGTACACAGAGATACTCAGGATTTCAGCAAAAATGCAGCTGATGACAGTGCTGATAAAATGAGCAAAAATCCTGCCCCTGCTTATTTGGACATGCTAAAAAAGAGATCAGCAGCTGAACCTCAGGCCAACAACCTCATCTGTAGAACAGAAGTGGACGTCACCCCGCACCCAGATGGCAGTGCGGCCCACGGCGTGGAAGTCGGCCACAAGGAGAAGCGAGCGGAGGCCGCCGCGGACTGCAAGTACAGGCCAGGCGTGGACTGTCAAGAAAAGCCGCTGAACTTATCCCTCGGGGCTCTCCACGGGTGCCCGGCGGTTCCTCTGGGTAAAAGTGCAACCACAAGTAACACCTGCCCGTTTTGTACCTTCAAGACATGTTACCCAGAAGTTTTAACGATGCACCAGAGACTGGTGCATAAATACAACCCCAACATCCAGAAAAGCTATAGAAACAAGTCTTTACTTCAAAGTAGACGGACCGGATGCCCACCAGCTTTACTGGGAAAAGACGTGCCCCCGCTGTCTGACTCCTACAAGCCCAAGCCCAAGCCCGCCCTCCCAGCGCAGCCCAAAGCCCTGCCGTCCGAGAAGGCGAAGCCCCGCCCCGCCGGGCCCGGCAGGGCCCCCCTCACTTCCGGGATCGACGCCAGCACTTTAGCCCCGAGTAACCTGAAGTCCCACCGGCCGCAGCAGGGTGTCACGGGGCAGGGGGCCACAGCCACCAGGCAGCAGTCTTCCGAGATACTCGTTAAAACCAGCATTTCTCCGGCTCCGGACAAAACCAAGAGGCCCGAGCCCAAACTCAAGCCTCCAGTGGGGGCCCCGGCCCAGCCCTCCGCGGGCAGCAGCGCCGTCAACGGCTGTGCCGACCACCCCCCCAAGAACGACGGCCCCTGGGTGCCCCCGGTCAGAGACTACTTCTGCGGCCGGAGCAGCGGCGCCGAGCTGGGGGAGCCGCACCCCAAAAGGCTGAGGTCGGGGGCGCCGGCCTTGGACGTGGACCAGCCCGGCCCCAATTACCGCAGGGGCTTCGACCTCCCCAAGTACCACGTGGTCCGCGGGATCACGTCGCTGCTGCCCCAGGAGTGCGTGTGCCCTCCGCCCACGGTGCTGCCCCCCAAGCCCAGGTTCCTGGGGTCCGGGGAGGCCGACGCGGCCGGCGTGCTGAGCGTGCAGAAGCCCTACGGCGGGGCCGGAACCCTGTACACCTGCGGCCCCGCGGGCCCCGCGGCCGGCCCAGCGCTGGAAG GTCTTGATGGATGTAAGTGTGTACTCTCCATGAAATTAAATTAG
- the ZNF217 gene encoding zinc finger protein 217 isoform X1: MPTQSLLVYMDGPEVIGNSLGSQMEIDEAMTIKGATAVPFRATQEKSIIQIEGYLPLDCMFCSQTFTRSEDLNKHVLLQHRPILCEPAVLRVEAEYLSPLDKGQVRTEPLKDKNCKENEELSCEVCGQTFRVAFDVEIHMKKHKDSFTYGCNVCGRRFKEPWFLKNHMRTHTGKSGAKSRLQPGLESPVTINEVVQEHAAGTISSPYKICMVCGFLFPNKESLIDHRKMHTKETASGPSNPQTDSQQEGMPSPGEELLQFLNLRPKSHPEIARKPAKWIPQLDPFTTYQAWQLATKGKVAVCREVKEQPGQEGSTDNDESCSDKEELGEIWTASKSHPEGSGKSKTSKSSCPGLSQDKEKPRHPNEVPSGDADPKLPSNKEKPTHCSECGKAFRTYHQLVLHSRVHKKDRRADAESPTMSVDGRQPRTCSPDLPPTLDENGAIDREGGSEDGSEDGLPEGLPLDKNDDGGKIKHLTSSRECSYCGKFFRSNYYLNIHLRTHTGEKPYKCEFCDYAAAQKTSLRYHLERHHKDKQVDVAAEVKNDGKNQETEDALLTADSTQTKNLKRCFDGAKDVKGSPPAKQLKGMASAFQNVLGSAVLSPVHRDTQDFSKNAADDSADKMSKNPAPAYLDMLKKRSAAEPQANNLICRTEVDVTPHPDGSAAHGVEVGHKEKRAEAAADCKYRPGVDCQEKPLNLSLGALHGCPAVPLGKSATTSNTCPFCTFKTCYPEVLTMHQRLVHKYNPNIQKSYRNKSLLQSRRTGCPPALLGKDVPPLSDSYKPKPKPALPAQPKALPSEKAKPRPAGPGRAPLTSGIDASTLAPSNLKSHRPQQGVTGQGATATRQQSSEILVKTSISPAPDKTKRPEPKLKPPVGAPAQPSAGSSAVNGCADHPPKNDGPWVPPVRDYFCGRSSGAELGEPHPKRLRSGAPALDVDQPGPNYRRGFDLPKYHVVRGITSLLPQECVCPPPTVLPPKPRFLGSGEADAAGVLSVQKPYGGAGTLYTCGPAGPAAGPALEGKRPVSYQHLSSSMLQKRNYENFIGNAHYRPNDKKT, encoded by the exons ATGCCCACTCAATCCCTCCTGGTGTACATGGACGGACCAGAAGTTATCGGCAATTCTCTTGGCTCCCAGATGGAGATAGATGAAGCCATGACAATAAAAGGGGCCACCGCTGTTCCTTTCAGAGCCACGCAGGAGAAAAGCATCATCCAGATAGAAGGATACCTGCCCCTGGACTGCATGTTTTGCAGTCAGACCTTCACACGTTCAGAAGACCTCAATAAACACGTCTTGCTGCAGCATCGGCCGATCCTCTGTGAGCCCGCTGTTCTGCGTGTTGAAGCCGAGTATCTTAGTCCTCTTGATAAAGGTCAAGTGAGAACAGAACCTCTGAAGGACAAGAACTGCAAGGAAAACGAAGAACTTAGCTGTGAAGTGTGTGGGCAGACGTTCAGAGTCGCTTTCGACGTCGAGATCCACATGAAGAAGCACAAGGACTCTTTCACGTACGGGTGTAACGTGTGCGGGAGGAGGTTCAAGGAGCCCTGGTTTCTGAAGAATCACATGCGAACCCACACGGGCAAGTCAGGGGCCAAGAGCAGACTGCAGCCAGGCCTGGAGAGCCCGGTGACGATCAACGAGGTGGTGCAGGAGCACGCAGCCGGGACCATCTCATCTCCTTACAAGATCTGCATGGTTTGTGgctttctgtttccaaataaagaaAGTCTAATTGATCACAGGAAGATGCACACCAAAGAAACTGCTTCCGGTCCCAGCAACCCACAGACAGACTCTCAGCAGGAGGGAATGCCTTCTCCGGGGGAAGAGCTGCTGCAGTTTTTAAACTTAAGACCAAAATCTCACCCCGAGATCGCGAGGAAGCCGGCCAAATGGATACCTCAGCTCGACCCGTTCACCACCTACCAGGCCTGGCAGCTGGCCACCAAAGGGAAGGTCGCCGTGTGCCGGGAAGTGAAGGAACAGCCGGGCCAGGAAGGGAGCACTGACAATGATGAGTCGTGTTCAGACAAAGAAGAGCTGGGAGAAATTTGGACCGCGAGTAAAAGCCATCCTGAAGGTTCTGGAAAGTCCAAGACAAGTAAAAGCAGTTGTCCGGGCCTCTCACAAGACAAGGAGAAGCCTAGACACCCCAACGAAGTGCCTTCCGGGGACGCGGACCCCAAGTTACCCAGTAACAAAGAGAAGCCGACACATTGCTCCGAGTGTGGCAAAGCCTTCAGAACCTACCACCAGCTGGTCCTGCACTCCCGGGTGCACAAGAAGGACCGGCGGGCCGATGCCGAGTCGCCGACCATGTCCGTGGACGGGAGGCAGCCGAGGACATGTTCTCCAGACCTGCCGCCCACCCTGGATGAGAATGGAGCCATCGACCGGGAAGGTGGCTCAGAAGACGGGTCCGAGGACGGGCTTCCGGAAGGGCTCCCCCTGG ataaaaatgatgATGGAGGGAAAATAAAGCATCTTACATCCTCAAGAGAATGTAGTTATTGTGGAAAGTTTTTCCGTTCAAATTATTACCTCAATATTCATCTCAGAACGCATACAG GTGAAAAACCATACAAATGTGAATTTTGTGACTATGCTGCAGCCCAGAAGACCTCTCTGCGGTATCACTTGGAGAGACATCACAAAGACAAGCAGGTCGATGTTGCTGCCGAAGTCAAGAACGATGGGAAAAACCAGGAGACTGAAGATGCACTTCTAACCGCTGACAGTACGCAAaccaaaaatttgaaaagatgttttgATGGTGCCAAAGATGTTAAAGGCAGCCCACCTGCAAAGCAACTGAAGGGGATGGCCTCTGCCTTTCAGAACGTTCTGGGCAGCGCTGTCCTCTCACCAGTACACAGAGATACTCAGGATTTCAGCAAAAATGCAGCTGATGACAGTGCTGATAAAATGAGCAAAAATCCTGCCCCTGCTTATTTGGACATGCTAAAAAAGAGATCAGCAGCTGAACCTCAGGCCAACAACCTCATCTGTAGAACAGAAGTGGACGTCACCCCGCACCCAGATGGCAGTGCGGCCCACGGCGTGGAAGTCGGCCACAAGGAGAAGCGAGCGGAGGCCGCCGCGGACTGCAAGTACAGGCCAGGCGTGGACTGTCAAGAAAAGCCGCTGAACTTATCCCTCGGGGCTCTCCACGGGTGCCCGGCGGTTCCTCTGGGTAAAAGTGCAACCACAAGTAACACCTGCCCGTTTTGTACCTTCAAGACATGTTACCCAGAAGTTTTAACGATGCACCAGAGACTGGTGCATAAATACAACCCCAACATCCAGAAAAGCTATAGAAACAAGTCTTTACTTCAAAGTAGACGGACCGGATGCCCACCAGCTTTACTGGGAAAAGACGTGCCCCCGCTGTCTGACTCCTACAAGCCCAAGCCCAAGCCCGCCCTCCCAGCGCAGCCCAAAGCCCTGCCGTCCGAGAAGGCGAAGCCCCGCCCCGCCGGGCCCGGCAGGGCCCCCCTCACTTCCGGGATCGACGCCAGCACTTTAGCCCCGAGTAACCTGAAGTCCCACCGGCCGCAGCAGGGTGTCACGGGGCAGGGGGCCACAGCCACCAGGCAGCAGTCTTCCGAGATACTCGTTAAAACCAGCATTTCTCCGGCTCCGGACAAAACCAAGAGGCCCGAGCCCAAACTCAAGCCTCCAGTGGGGGCCCCGGCCCAGCCCTCCGCGGGCAGCAGCGCCGTCAACGGCTGTGCCGACCACCCCCCCAAGAACGACGGCCCCTGGGTGCCCCCGGTCAGAGACTACTTCTGCGGCCGGAGCAGCGGCGCCGAGCTGGGGGAGCCGCACCCCAAAAGGCTGAGGTCGGGGGCGCCGGCCTTGGACGTGGACCAGCCCGGCCCCAATTACCGCAGGGGCTTCGACCTCCCCAAGTACCACGTGGTCCGCGGGATCACGTCGCTGCTGCCCCAGGAGTGCGTGTGCCCTCCGCCCACGGTGCTGCCCCCCAAGCCCAGGTTCCTGGGGTCCGGGGAGGCCGACGCGGCCGGCGTGCTGAGCGTGCAGAAGCCCTACGGCGGGGCCGGAACCCTGTACACCTGCGGCCCCGCGGGCCCCGCGGCCGGCCCAGCGCTGGAAG GAAAAAGGCCAGTGTCTTATCAACACTTATCTAGCAGCATGCTACAAAAGCGGAACTATGAGAATTTTATTGGGAATGCACATTATCGACCAAATGACAAAAAaacttga